One window of Mediterraneibacter gnavus ATCC 29149 genomic DNA carries:
- the feoB gene encoding ferrous iron transport protein B: MAIKIALAGNPNCGKTTMFNALTGANQYVGNWPGVTVEKKEGKCKENKDVIVTDLPGIYSLSPYTLEEVVSRDYLLKEKPEAIINLVDATNIERNLYLTTQLLELGIPVVIALNMADLLEKNKISIDTKALEKELGCKVVKTSALKGTGIREVVKEAVTAAKKESIVSGEIKFSKDTEAAVSEMEGQLPSSVLEEQKRWYAIKLLERDAKVLEQLKLTASVQNQVEKIAAKLEERLDDDTESIITNERYEAITYVVEKCVKKPKEKLSTSDKIDQIVTNRILGLPIFLGVMYVVYAIAVMTIGTYVTDWTNDVLVVAIQDAAASGLQAIGTAAFLEDLIVNGIIGGLGAVLGFLPQMAILFVLLSILEDCGYMVRVAFVMDRIFRKFGLSGKSFIPLLISSGCGIPGIMASKTIENDNDRRLTIMTSTFVPCGAKLPVIALMAGVIGSEATGFPAGSLTFIMYVIGVATVLVSAIILKKTKPFHGDAAPFVMELPAYHLPQAKTVLLHTWERLKGFIRKAGTILLLACIVMWFLGGYGFIDGSFGAVEDSADSILASIGSVIAVIFTPLGFGRWQPVAASLSGFSAKEAIVTTMGVLANVAGDTEDPAVVAHGVATWFPSAAAGFSFLLFNLLDSPCLAAIATMAKELNDRKWFWFAILFQNVFAYVVTFMVYQISGVATGALTFGASTVVAILLLAVVLYLLFRKDPYKGKAVSVKRSVAEA, encoded by the coding sequence ATGGCGATTAAAATTGCTTTGGCAGGAAATCCAAACTGCGGAAAAACGACGATGTTCAATGCTCTGACAGGTGCCAATCAGTATGTTGGAAACTGGCCGGGAGTTACGGTGGAAAAGAAAGAAGGAAAATGTAAGGAAAATAAGGATGTAATTGTAACAGACCTTCCGGGAATTTACTCTTTGTCTCCATATACACTGGAGGAAGTGGTAAGCCGTGACTATTTATTAAAAGAAAAGCCGGAAGCGATCATCAATCTGGTGGATGCCACAAACATTGAACGAAATCTGTATCTGACAACACAGCTTTTAGAGCTTGGAATTCCGGTTGTAATTGCGCTGAATATGGCGGATCTGCTGGAAAAGAATAAAATCAGCATCGATACAAAAGCGTTGGAAAAAGAACTGGGATGTAAAGTAGTCAAAACTTCAGCCTTAAAGGGAACCGGAATTCGCGAAGTAGTGAAAGAGGCTGTCACAGCAGCGAAAAAAGAAAGCATTGTTTCAGGAGAAATAAAGTTTTCAAAGGATACCGAAGCGGCTGTTTCCGAGATGGAAGGACAGTTGCCGTCATCCGTTTTAGAAGAACAGAAAAGATGGTATGCGATCAAGCTGCTGGAGCGCGATGCGAAAGTACTGGAGCAGTTAAAACTGACTGCATCTGTACAGAATCAAGTAGAAAAAATCGCTGCCAAACTGGAAGAAAGGCTGGATGATGACACAGAATCTATTATTACAAATGAGCGTTATGAGGCAATCACATATGTAGTAGAAAAATGTGTAAAGAAGCCAAAAGAAAAACTCTCGACTTCAGATAAAATCGACCAGATTGTGACAAACAGGATACTGGGACTTCCAATCTTTCTTGGCGTGATGTATGTTGTATATGCGATTGCAGTAATGACCATTGGAACTTATGTGACGGACTGGACCAATGATGTACTGGTAGTAGCGATTCAGGACGCGGCGGCATCCGGACTGCAGGCGATCGGTACAGCAGCATTTCTGGAAGATCTGATCGTAAACGGAATTATCGGTGGACTGGGTGCAGTACTTGGATTCCTTCCGCAGATGGCGATTTTGTTTGTATTGCTCTCTATTCTGGAAGACTGTGGATATATGGTCAGAGTTGCCTTTGTCATGGACCGTATTTTCCGTAAATTCGGACTTTCAGGAAAGAGTTTTATTCCACTTTTGATTTCATCCGGATGTGGAATTCCTGGAATTATGGCATCCAAGACGATTGAGAATGACAATGACAGACGACTGACGATCATGACATCTACATTTGTACCTTGTGGTGCAAAGCTTCCGGTTATCGCTTTGATGGCTGGTGTGATCGGTTCAGAGGCGACAGGATTTCCGGCAGGATCCCTGACATTTATCATGTACGTGATTGGTGTTGCGACAGTGCTGGTTTCCGCAATTATTCTGAAAAAGACAAAACCGTTCCACGGAGATGCGGCACCGTTTGTAATGGAGCTTCCGGCATACCACCTTCCACAGGCGAAGACAGTACTGCTCCATACATGGGAAAGACTCAAAGGATTTATCAGAAAAGCCGGAACGATCCTGCTGCTAGCTTGTATCGTAATGTGGTTCCTTGGAGGATATGGATTTATAGATGGAAGCTTTGGGGCAGTAGAGGATTCTGCAGACAGTATTCTGGCATCCATCGGAAGTGTGATCGCAGTGATCTTTACACCGCTTGGATTTGGAAGATGGCAGCCGGTGGCAGCTTCTCTTTCCGGATTCTCAGCAAAAGAAGCAATCGTAACGACAATGGGAGTTCTGGCAAATGTAGCCGGAGATACAGAAGACCCGGCAGTTGTAGCACACGGTGTCGCAACATGGTTCCCGTCAGCGGCAGCCGGATTCAGTTTCCTACTCTTTAACCTTTTGGATTCACCGTGTCTGGCAGCGATCGCTACCATGGCAAAGGAACTCAATGACAGAAAATGGTTCTGGTTTGCAATCCTGTTCCAGAATGTATTTGCATACGTAGTAACATTTATGGTATATCAGATCAGTGGTGTTGCGACAGGTGCGCTTACATTTGGAGCATCTACAGTAGTTGCAATCCTGCTGCTGGCAGTTGTCTTATATCTGTTATTCAGAAAAGATCCATATAAAGGAAAAGCAGTGAGTGTAAAACGTTCTGTGGCAGAAGCCTAA
- a CDS encoding FeoB-associated Cys-rich membrane protein: protein MNAATCIILIVLIVIVSFSIRATIRDRKKGGCAGCSGCGGSCSGCHSEVEQTKKSE, encoded by the coding sequence GTGAATGCAGCAACATGTATTATTTTGATCGTTTTAATTGTAATTGTTTCGTTTTCAATCCGTGCGACGATTCGTGATCGGAAAAAAGGCGGATGTGCAGGGTGCTCCGGATGCGGCGGAAGCTGCAGCGGATGTCATAGTGAAGTGGAACAGACAAAGAAATCCGAGTAA
- a CDS encoding DUF6110 family protein, translating into MLDVFKMKKLGIFAGGVLFGTAGVKLLSSKDAKKVYTNCTAAVLRAKDSVMKTASTVQENAEDILAEAKQINEERAAKEAALEQEAEEVTEETVADNTDFAEEA; encoded by the coding sequence ATGTTAGATGTATTTAAAATGAAAAAATTAGGGATTTTTGCAGGTGGTGTTTTATTCGGGACAGCAGGAGTGAAGCTGTTGTCAAGCAAAGATGCAAAAAAAGTGTATACAAATTGTACAGCTGCAGTGCTTCGTGCAAAAGATTCTGTTATGAAGACAGCATCCACTGTACAGGAAAATGCAGAAGATATTCTGGCGGAAGCAAAACAGATCAATGAAGAGAGAGCAGCAAAAGAAGCAGCTCTGGAGCAGGAAGCAGAAGAAGTAACAGAAGAGACAGTGGCAGACAACACAGATTTTGCAGAAGAGGCATAA